The sequence GACCGGATCGAGCCGCAACGTTCCGAACAGCAGGTAGACCACGCCGAGAACGAACATGGTGGCCAGCGCGACCGCCGAAAGGCCCAGGCGCCGTATCCTGGCCCACCGCAACGCGTTCAGCAGATGCCTCATCCCGCAGGCTCCTCCAGCGATGCCCCTGGCGGGGCCGTGGGCGGTGGCGGCTCCAGTCCAGGCGGTGGCGGGGCGGGCGTGAGCTTGTCCGGCGCGGGCCCGATCAGGTTGGGCGGCGGCACGTTTCCGGGTGGCGGCGTCGGCGCGCCCCAGAACTTGTTGCGGACCATCAACAGTTCGTAGGAGATGCTGCCGACCATGTTGCGGAAGTCCTCCCGGGTGGGGGCGCGGCTTCCCGGGTCGGCCGGGTGATACGGATCGGCGAACGCGCCCACAGCGAGGTCGGCGAGGTCGATCTCGACGCTGGACGCCGTCGAGTTGGTGGTCTTGAGGATGGGCCCGAACATCCGGTTGAAGTTCGCCAGCGAAGCGCCGGGCGCGGTGGACGCCTCGTTGAGGCCCTCGGAGATCCGGTTGAGGTCGGCCATCATGCTTCGTGACTCCTCACCCCGCACCGACGGCATCTTGGCCAGCTGCAGGGTGATTCGATTGACCTGCGTGACGAGGTCGATGATCCGGTCGGTGTTCTCGGCGACGGTCCCCAACGCGGGCCCCGCGGCCTCGATCGCGGCGTCGATGGATCGCTGCCGTTCGGCCATCGTCTCGGCAAGATCACCGGTCTGGCTGAGCGCGGTCTTGATGCGATCCGACCGTGCCGAGAGGCTCTGGATGAGGCGGGTGGACTCGTCGACGAATTGGTTGAGGTCCTCGCCCTTTCCGCCGACCGCGCGGCCCATCCCGTTGACGATCCTGGTCAGGTTGCGGATCGCGCCCCCGTTGACCAGCACCGCCGCGGTGCTCAGCACGTCTTCCACCGAGGCGGCGGACGCGGTGGAGTCCAACGGGAGCGCGGCACCCGGCAGCAGTGGTCGGGTCGCCGCGGACGCCCCGGGTGGCGGAGTCAGCGACACGAAGATGTCGCCGAGCGGGGTGGCCGAACGCAGTTCGGCCTTGGTGCCTTCGGGGATCTGGACGTCGGAGGCGATCCGCATCGTCACCACCGCGGTGTAGTCGCGTGCGGTCATCGACTCGACCTCGCCGACGTCGGCGCCGGACAGCCGAACCTTGGCTTTGGCAGGCAAATTCAGCGCGTTGGCGAACGTCGCGCTGATCTCGTAGGTGTCCTCACCGACCGACGGGGCGGGCAGTGGAATCTGGTCCAGGCCCATCGAGCAGCCCGCCAACACCGTTGACAGGCAGAGCGCGCAAAGCGCGCCCAGAGGTTTCATCCGCTGTGTCATCCCGGCAGACCTGCCAATCCCTCGAGCATGCTGGTGAGTCCGAAATCGGGGCCGAAATCCTGGATGGTTCCCGTGGTGCAACCGAGCTGTTTCATGCCCAGCAGGTTGCACAGCTCCTTGGTCATCTGGCCGTTGAGCTCGACCTTGTCGAGCACGGGATGCGCCCGGATGGCGTCCTTCTCGTGATCGATCATGTTGTAGACGTTGTCCAGCAGCATCGGCGCCACATCGAGTGCCTCTGCCATCTCGCGGCGGTAGTCGGCGATGGCCTTGGTCACGGTCTCCATTCCCGCCGCGGTCGCCTTCAGGTGATCACGGTTGTCGTCGATCAGATCGGCGGTCTGAGTGAGGATCTCGTTCACCTGTGCGCCGGTCGACCCGCTACCGAGCTGCTCGGCGGCCAGCACGGCGCTCAGCTGGCGCACCGAGGTGCCGACGTCACGGATCGTCTGGTCGTTCTCGACCGCCGCTGCGGTCAGCCTGTCGAGGTTGGTGACGATCGTGGTGATCGCGTCGGCGGTCGGCGCGCCCCTGTCCTGGCTCATCTTCAGCGCCGTGGACAGTTCGCCCAGCGCCGAACGGATCTTGGCGCCGTTGCCGTGCGTCATCGCGGCGCTCACCGACAACAGATCCGCGACAGGGCCCGACCCGCGGCCGTCGCCCTGCAGATGCACCGCCAGCTCGTCGATCATCGCCAGTACCCGGTCGAATTCCACCGGCGTCCTGGTCCGGTCCAGTCCGAGCCGGGTGCCGTCGGCGAGCGTGGGGCCGTCGCGGTACGCCGGGGTGAGCTCGACGTGCCGGTCGGTGAGGATGGAGGTGGAGACGGTGACAGCCTGCGCGTCGGCGGGAATCTGGACGCCGGGGTCGACGCGCATGGTCACCTCGACGTAGGCGCCCTTCGGATCGATCTTCTCGACCTTGCCCACCGGCATGCCGAGCACGGATACCGCGTTGCCCTCGTACAGGCCGCTCGCGCTGTCGAACTCGCCGACGATCGTCAGTGCGCGCCCGCCGAGGGGACCGCTCACGCAACCCCCGCACACGAATCCCACCATGACCAGCACGACGATCAGCTTCACGATTGCGCGTGGGGTCATTTGCAGTCCCCGAAGTACGGTGGCAGGTTGAATTGCTTGGCGCGACCGCTGATCGCGCAGATGAACGAGTCGATCATCGACCCCCCGGTGGAGGTGAAGTCGAACTCGTTACCGTTTCCGGTCGCGTTGGCGAAGTTGCGGACAGGCAGCGGCAGCAGCTGAAGCGTGCTGCGCAACAACGCATCGTTGCGGTGGACCGCGCTGAGCATGCCGTCGAGGTTGGCCATCAGTTCGTCGATCCGCTGCCGGTCGTCGACCAGCACCGGGCGCAGCTCGTTCACCAGCTTCGTGGTGGCGTTGATCAGCCGCACCACCAGTTCCCTGCGCGCCGCCAGGTCGCCGAGGACCTCGTGGCTCTGATGGATCAGCAGGCCCAGGCTGTGCTGTTGGTCGCCGAGCAGCTCGGCCACCCGCTCGGTGCTGCGCAGCAGGTCGTAGATCTGATCGCGGCGCGAGGCGATCACCGACGACAGGTGGCCGATGTTGTCGAGCGCCTGCGGAAGCACCTCGGGGGCACCCTGCAACTGCGTCGACAGCGTCGTCATCGACTGCGCGATCTTCTCGGCGTCCACGGCCTCGAACGTGGTGGTGGCGTCCTGCAGAGCGGATTGCAGGTCGTAGGGAACCTCGGTGTTGGCCAGCGGGATTCGCCGATCCGTCAGCGGCTGCGAGCCTGCCGGCTGCACGTCGACGTAACGTGCGCCAAGCAGCGTCGTGAGCTTGATCGAGGCCCTGGTGGCCGAGCCCATCGGCACGTCGTCGTCGATCTCCAGACCGACCGCCACGTGGTCACCGGCCAGCCGCATGCTCTTGACGCGACCGACGTGCACGCCGGCGACCGTCACCTGGTCGCCCACGCTCAAACCGGCCGACTGCGCGAACTCGGCGATGTAGACGTCCCTGCCGAGCCCGAGGCGCCCCAGGCCCAGCGCGCCGCCCAGCGCCAGGCCGAGGACCAGCACCGCGATCAAGCCGAGGCGCAGCTTGCTGTAGGAATCGATGGGTCGGCCGGTCCGAATCTTCGCGTTCGCAGGGTTTCTCATCATCGTCACCGGCACTTCTGGGTGTAGGTCAGCCGATCCTCGGGGGTGCCCTCGCGCACGATCGCGTGGATGAGGCTGTCGATGCGGGGAAACTGCGTGACGGTGAGATTGCATGCGTAAATGTCCAGATACGCCCCGCCCTGGCTGAAGCGGGCCATGCCCTTGAGCATCAGCGGGGTGTTGAACGCCATGTATTCGAAGCCCTGCTTGTCCTCCATGAAGTGCTTGGCGAAGCCGGGTTCGCGGGCCAGCCACTCCCTCAAGTCCGGCTGGACGTCGTCGATGATGTTCGCCAGCCGCTGGCCCACAATCGAGGTCTGATCGATCGAGTCTACGAATTCGGCACGGCGGGCGGCGAATCCATCGAAGACCATCTCCGCGGAGTAGATGGTTGTGCGCAGGGCGTCGTCGCGGTCGGCCAGCGAGGCGACGACGCTGTTCAGATGGGTCAGCACGCCGTCGAGGATCGCGTCGGTGCCGGAATAGGACTCGGCAAGACGGGTGGTCTCGGAGATCATGGTCGCGATCGCGCCGGTGTCGCCCTGCAGGGACCGCACGATCGCGGTGGTGAGGTTGTCGACCTGCGCGGGATTCAGCAGCGCGAACAGCGGTTCGAAGCCGTTGAGCAATTGGGAGATGTCGAAGGACGGCTCGGTGCGTTCGACGGGGATCACCGCACCGGCCGGGAGCACGCGCGGAACGCCGTAGTCGCCGAGGGACAGCCCGAGGTAACGCTGGCCGATGATGTTCTGGTAGATGATGCCGGCCTTGGTGTTTCCGTACAGCACCTGTTCGGACTGCACCCGGAAGTCCACCTTCGCGGTGGTGCCGTCGAGCGCGATGGCGTCGACGCGACCCACCTTGACCCCGGCCATACGCACCTCGTCACCGACCTTGAGCCCCGAGGCATCGGTGAAGATCGCGCTGTAGCTGCGGGTCTCGCCTGCGACGTTGCGCTGCAACGTGACGAACACGGTCCAGATCAGGGCGAGGCAGACGGCGAGGAAGACGGTCAGCCCGAGCAGGGGGCGGCGGTACTTGCTCAGAAACGTTCCGACGGAGGTTTCCGGCGACTTCACGGGCCGTTCACTCCTTCCGGCTGGGCGGGGGCTGGCAGGGGCGCCTCGGCGGGCAGCGGCGCCGGTGCCCCGGGGTCGGGAACGACGTGGATCGTGTTGCCGCGGGCGACCGGGCCGAGCAGCAGCTCTGAGGCGACGTTGGCGTCCGGGCCGAGCAACTCGGCGAGCTGCGCGCGCTCCTCGGGGCTGCCGACCGGGCCCACATTGCCGCCCGGTGGCTGGTAGTTGCGCGGATCCAGCGGGGCGGGTAGCACCGGCGGGTCGGCGGTGAGCGGGGCGTTATGGCAGCTGGGGCCCTCGAGCGCGCCGTAGCGCGGGCAGTCCTGGCGGGTGTACATCTTGTTCGGCGTGAAGACCAACATGAACTTACCGACCGCCATGTTCTTGTCTTCATGCCAGACATGGTCGAAGAACCGGTTGGTGACGTCGTTGATGCGCGTGACGATGGGTGCGAAAGCGCCTGCGCCGTCGGCCATCACACCCATCACCGGGGACAGCTGGGTGGTGATCACGATGATGCGGTCCATGTGGTTCTCGAACGACGTCCCGATCTCCCCGAACGTGGCGTGCCCGGCGGACAGGAAGTGTGCCAGCTGCTGACGCTCTTCGGCCAGTGTGCGCATCGGCACCACCGCGCTGTGCACCGCGTCGAGCAGATCCGGCGAAGTGCGCTGCAGGCCCTGCAGCGCGTCGGAGACCACCGCGAGCGTGGCCTCGGTGCCGTCGTCGGCCATCACCCGGTTGAGTTCGTCGACGATGCGCTTGGCCCCGCCGCCGGCCCGTTCGATCTCGTCGCCGCGACCGCTCGTGGCCTCGGCGACGGCGGCCAGCACGCCAACGGAGTCGGTGGACCCCGGCCTGCCCGCGGCGGCGAGCACCTCGCGCAGCTTGGTCAGCGCCGTCTGGAACTGCACCGTGGCCAGGCTGTCGTCCTGGCGGATCTGCGCGCCGGGCTTCAGTGCGGGTCCGGAGCCGTTGTCCACCAGCTGAATCGACGACACCGCAAACACGTTGCCCGGCACCACCCGGGCGGTCACGGTGGCCGGGATGGCGCGCGCGAAGTGCGGGTCGAGGCTCACCTCGACCCGGTTGTCGCCACCGTCGGCGGCTGGGATCACGCCCTCGACGGTGCCGACCAGCGCGCCGCGGAATTTGACGTCGGAACCCTTCGGCAGGCCGTCGCCGACATTGGTGAGCAGCGCAATGACACCGACGCGACCGGAGAACGCTCCTTCGGACTTGGCGATCGCGGCGGCGGCCAGGAGCAGGGCGCCGAGCAGTACCGCGATCCCGCGCAGCAGCAGCCGGCCCTGCGACACCGGCGCTGAGGCGGATTCGAAGTTCGGCAACATCGTCAGCCACCCAGCCTTGCGCCCGACCCGATGCCCCAAAGCCCGATCGTCAGTAGCAGGTTCGCGATGATCATGACCGAGATGCTTGCCCGCATGGCACGCCCGGCCGCGGTCCCGACCCCTTGGGGCCCGCCCGCGGCGAAGTAACCGTAATAGCACTGAATGGTCGACGTGATGATGACGAAGACAATCGCCTTGCACACCGAGTAGAAGATGTCCGTGCCGGTCAACACCAACCGGAAGTAGTGCTCGAACGACCCCGCCGACAGCCCACCGGCGAAGGTGACGATGGCCTGCACCGTCGCGTAGTTGACCACCAGGCACAGGATGTACAGCGGGATGATCGCCACCACCGACGCCAGCAACCGGGTGGTGATCAGGTACGGAATCGGCCGGATCGCAAGCGATTCCATCGCGTCGATCTCCTCGGAGATGCGCATCGAACCGAGCTGCGCGGTGAATCGGCAGCCCGCCTGCGCGGCGAAGGCCAACGCCGCCATGACGGGGGCCAGTTCGCGCGTCGACACCGTCGACGACAGCAGGCCCGCGGCCGGTTCCATGCCGAGCAGGTGAAGTGCCTCGAGGCCCTCGATGCCCACGATCGCCCCGGCCGTCGCACCGAGCAGGATGATCACCCACGCCGTGCCGCCGCCCACCACGACGGAGCCGTTGCCCCAGGTGACGTCGGACAGGATCGCCAAGAAGCTCTTCCGGTACCGGGCCAGCGTCACCGGAATGCCGGCCACCGCGCGCCAGAAGAACGTCAGCATGTGGCCGAGCCGCGCGCCGAGCCCGGCCACCGACTCCGTGGCCGACACCAGCGGCCGAACACCGCGCGGGTAGTACGGTGCCGCCGCCATCAGAGCGATGCCTTCGGAAACAGCAGGACATACATCTGGGTGAACACGACGTTGGTGATCATCAGCAGCAGAATCGACGCCACCACAGTGGCGTTCACCGAGTTCGCCACCCCGGCGGGGCCGCCTTTGGTGGTCAACCCCTTGTCGCACGCGACGATCGCGACGATCGCCGCGAACACCACCGCCTTGATCAAGGTCAGCACCATGTCGCCGACCGTCGCGAACGACGCGAACGTCATCACGAAACTGCCGGGCGCCCCGGCCTGCGCGAAAGTGTTGAACAGGTAGCCGGCCAGGAACCCGATGAAACAGACCAACCCGGTCAACGCGACACCGACGACCATCGCCGCGGCCAGCCGTGGCACGACCAGCCGGCGGATCACCGAAATCCCCATCACCTCAAGCGCGTCGACCTCGTCGCGGATGGTTCGCGACCCCAGATCCGCGCAGATCGCCGAGCCGACCGCCGCCGCCATCAGCAGCGCGGCGACCAGCGGTGCGCCTTGGCGGATGACGGCCAGGCCGCTGGCGGCGCCGGCCAACGACGTCGCACCGACCTGCCCCGCGAGCAGCGCGAACTGGATCTGCAGCGTCACCCCGATGGGGATGGCGACGCACATGGTCGGCAGCATCGCCGTCGACGCCATGAAGGCGGCCTGCTCGACGAACTCGCCGAGCGGAAAGCGCCATCGCAGGATGTCGAGAATGAGGTAC comes from Mycolicibacterium pulveris and encodes:
- a CDS encoding MlaD family protein; the encoded protein is MLPNFESASAPVSQGRLLLRGIAVLLGALLLAAAAIAKSEGAFSGRVGVIALLTNVGDGLPKGSDVKFRGALVGTVEGVIPAADGGDNRVEVSLDPHFARAIPATVTARVVPGNVFAVSSIQLVDNGSGPALKPGAQIRQDDSLATVQFQTALTKLREVLAAAGRPGSTDSVGVLAAVAEATSGRGDEIERAGGGAKRIVDELNRVMADDGTEATLAVVSDALQGLQRTSPDLLDAVHSAVVPMRTLAEERQQLAHFLSAGHATFGEIGTSFENHMDRIIVITTQLSPVMGVMADGAGAFAPIVTRINDVTNRFFDHVWHEDKNMAVGKFMLVFTPNKMYTRQDCPRYGALEGPSCHNAPLTADPPVLPAPLDPRNYQPPGGNVGPVGSPEERAQLAELLGPDANVASELLLGPVARGNTIHVVPDPGAPAPLPAEAPLPAPAQPEGVNGP
- a CDS encoding ABC transporter permease — translated: MAAAPYYPRGVRPLVSATESVAGLGARLGHMLTFFWRAVAGIPVTLARYRKSFLAILSDVTWGNGSVVVGGGTAWVIILLGATAGAIVGIEGLEALHLLGMEPAAGLLSSTVSTRELAPVMAALAFAAQAGCRFTAQLGSMRISEEIDAMESLAIRPIPYLITTRLLASVVAIIPLYILCLVVNYATVQAIVTFAGGLSAGSFEHYFRLVLTGTDIFYSVCKAIVFVIITSTIQCYYGYFAAGGPQGVGTAAGRAMRASISVMIIANLLLTIGLWGIGSGARLGG
- a CDS encoding MlaD family protein → MTQRMKPLGALCALCLSTVLAGCSMGLDQIPLPAPSVGEDTYEISATFANALNLPAKAKVRLSGADVGEVESMTARDYTAVVTMRIASDVQIPEGTKAELRSATPLGDIFVSLTPPPGASAATRPLLPGAALPLDSTASAASVEDVLSTAAVLVNGGAIRNLTRIVNGMGRAVGGKGEDLNQFVDESTRLIQSLSARSDRIKTALSQTGDLAETMAERQRSIDAAIEAAGPALGTVAENTDRIIDLVTQVNRITLQLAKMPSVRGEESRSMMADLNRISEGLNEASTAPGASLANFNRMFGPILKTTNSTASSVEIDLADLAVGAFADPYHPADPGSRAPTREDFRNMVGSISYELLMVRNKFWGAPTPPPGNVPPPNLIGPAPDKLTPAPPPPGLEPPPPTAPPGASLEEPAG
- a CDS encoding MlaD family protein gives rise to the protein MKSPETSVGTFLSKYRRPLLGLTVFLAVCLALIWTVFVTLQRNVAGETRSYSAIFTDASGLKVGDEVRMAGVKVGRVDAIALDGTTAKVDFRVQSEQVLYGNTKAGIIYQNIIGQRYLGLSLGDYGVPRVLPAGAVIPVERTEPSFDISQLLNGFEPLFALLNPAQVDNLTTAIVRSLQGDTGAIATMISETTRLAESYSGTDAILDGVLTHLNSVVASLADRDDALRTTIYSAEMVFDGFAARRAEFVDSIDQTSIVGQRLANIIDDVQPDLREWLAREPGFAKHFMEDKQGFEYMAFNTPLMLKGMARFSQGGAYLDIYACNLTVTQFPRIDSLIHAIVREGTPEDRLTYTQKCR
- a CDS encoding MCE family protein, producing MTPRAIVKLIVVLVMVGFVCGGCVSGPLGGRALTIVGEFDSASGLYEGNAVSVLGMPVGKVEKIDPKGAYVEVTMRVDPGVQIPADAQAVTVSTSILTDRHVELTPAYRDGPTLADGTRLGLDRTRTPVEFDRVLAMIDELAVHLQGDGRGSGPVADLLSVSAAMTHGNGAKIRSALGELSTALKMSQDRGAPTADAITTIVTNLDRLTAAAVENDQTIRDVGTSVRQLSAVLAAEQLGSGSTGAQVNEILTQTADLIDDNRDHLKATAAGMETVTKAIADYRREMAEALDVAPMLLDNVYNMIDHEKDAIRAHPVLDKVELNGQMTKELCNLLGMKQLGCTTGTIQDFGPDFGLTSMLEGLAGLPG
- a CDS encoding MCE family protein, whose protein sequence is MRNPANAKIRTGRPIDSYSKLRLGLIAVLVLGLALGGALGLGRLGLGRDVYIAEFAQSAGLSVGDQVTVAGVHVGRVKSMRLAGDHVAVGLEIDDDVPMGSATRASIKLTTLLGARYVDVQPAGSQPLTDRRIPLANTEVPYDLQSALQDATTTFEAVDAEKIAQSMTTLSTQLQGAPEVLPQALDNIGHLSSVIASRRDQIYDLLRSTERVAELLGDQQHSLGLLIHQSHEVLGDLAARRELVVRLINATTKLVNELRPVLVDDRQRIDELMANLDGMLSAVHRNDALLRSTLQLLPLPVRNFANATGNGNEFDFTSTGGSMIDSFICAISGRAKQFNLPPYFGDCK
- a CDS encoding MlaE family ABC transporter permease, which translates into the protein MPSPVGDITEWTKGYARRHPIASLETVGSQCILGLRALQYLILDILRWRFPLGEFVEQAAFMASTAMLPTMCVAIPIGVTLQIQFALLAGQVGATSLAGAASGLAVIRQGAPLVAALLMAAAVGSAICADLGSRTIRDEVDALEVMGISVIRRLVVPRLAAAMVVGVALTGLVCFIGFLAGYLFNTFAQAGAPGSFVMTFASFATVGDMVLTLIKAVVFAAIVAIVACDKGLTTKGGPAGVANSVNATVVASILLLMITNVVFTQMYVLLFPKASL